Proteins encoded by one window of Flavobacterium sp. N502540:
- a CDS encoding sensor histidine kinase codes for MNELRKLKFDIKLKNHIWFWSCYFTLNFLRWGAYFNDYSYSFKSNLIEFSLHIPLVYFNLFVLVPRLVLKQKYIQYTFMMVASLLGVYLIKTGLTYYIISENIWPEANREYHTFDINHVLAVCIGELYVVAMASSVYLTLTWLRERERNRSLRENQFKIKLKYLENQIQPHFFFNTLNNLYALSLESSDKVPDVILKLSNLMEYVLYDVKGTKSVPLIKEIDYIQNYIEIEKLRFENVEVTINLESNIEDIVVPPLIFISLVENAFKHGGVNNNNLKIKINCKVIDNKMLDFEILNNFVISQNLNSKGGIGLANTKKRLKLIYKNDFSLKNTIKLNYYIIRLQIPLNNEN; via the coding sequence TTGAACGAACTACGGAAATTAAAATTTGACATTAAACTCAAAAATCACATTTGGTTTTGGAGCTGCTATTTCACTCTTAACTTTTTAAGATGGGGAGCCTACTTTAATGACTACTCCTATTCGTTCAAATCAAACTTGATAGAATTCTCCTTACACATTCCATTAGTCTATTTTAATTTATTTGTATTGGTTCCTCGTTTGGTGCTAAAACAAAAGTACATTCAATACACCTTTATGATGGTTGCAAGCCTATTGGGTGTCTACTTAATAAAAACTGGTCTTACCTATTATATTATATCCGAAAATATTTGGCCGGAAGCGAACCGTGAATATCACACCTTCGACATTAACCACGTACTGGCAGTCTGCATCGGAGAATTGTACGTTGTTGCCATGGCATCTTCTGTTTACCTTACACTAACCTGGTTACGAGAACGCGAAAGAAACCGATCATTAAGAGAAAATCAGTTTAAGATCAAACTAAAATATCTGGAGAATCAAATTCAGCCTCATTTCTTTTTTAATACGCTGAATAACTTGTATGCTTTATCACTAGAATCTTCCGATAAAGTTCCGGACGTAATCTTAAAACTGTCTAATTTGATGGAGTATGTTTTATATGATGTCAAAGGAACTAAATCAGTTCCCTTAATTAAAGAAATTGATTACATCCAAAATTATATCGAAATCGAGAAGTTACGTTTTGAAAATGTAGAAGTTACGATCAACCTGGAATCGAATATCGAGGATATAGTAGTACCTCCGCTGATCTTTATTTCATTGGTAGAAAATGCCTTTAAACATGGCGGAGTCAATAACAACAATTTAAAAATCAAAATCAATTGTAAAGTTATCGACAATAAAATGTTAGACTTTGAAATCTTAAATAATTTTGTAATTTCACAAAATCTTAACTCGAAAGGCGGTATTGGCCTGGCGAATACCAAAAAAAGATTAAAACTGATTTACAAGAACGATTTTAGTCTGAAGAACACAATCAAATTAAATTACTATATAATCCGTTTGCAAATACCTCTTAATAATGAAAATTAA
- a CDS encoding LytR/AlgR family response regulator transcription factor, translated as MKIKCVLVDDEPLAIKVLQNYFTNFTDFEVIGTFNNSLEALDFINSTTVDAVFLDINMPMMTGFELISLIENKTKVIITTAFREFAAESYDLDVLDYLVKPIPLPRFIKCINKITTEYNLKNNIKVETVKGDSHIFIKVDKKMMKINIEEILFVEGMKEYIKVVTSDKTYITHKSLTSLSEELPADRFLRIHKSYVIALNKVKSIEGNRIQIQSYTIPIGRNYSKEVKNKILE; from the coding sequence ATGAAAATTAAATGCGTGTTGGTTGATGATGAGCCTTTAGCAATCAAAGTCCTGCAAAATTATTTTACCAATTTTACAGATTTTGAAGTAATCGGCACATTTAATAATTCTTTGGAAGCGCTTGATTTTATAAACAGTACCACTGTCGATGCTGTATTCTTAGACATTAACATGCCTATGATGACAGGGTTCGAACTTATTAGCTTAATCGAAAACAAAACCAAAGTTATCATCACAACCGCTTTTAGAGAATTTGCCGCCGAAAGTTACGATCTGGATGTTCTGGATTATTTAGTAAAACCGATTCCTCTTCCAAGATTTATAAAATGCATTAATAAAATCACCACCGAATACAACCTAAAAAACAATATTAAAGTCGAAACCGTAAAAGGAGACTCTCATATTTTTATTAAAGTCGATAAAAAAATGATGAAAATTAATATTGAAGAAATTCTGTTTGTTGAAGGCATGAAAGAATACATAAAAGTGGTGACTTCCGACAAAACCTACATTACACACAAATCTCTGACTTCATTATCTGAAGAATTACCGGCTGACCGATTCCTGCGCATTCACAAATCATACGTAATTGCGCTCAACAAAGTGAAATCTATAGAGGGCAATCGTATTCAGATACAATCCTACACCATTCCAATTGGAAGAAATTACAGCAAAGAAGTAAAAAACAAAATTCTGGAATAA
- a CDS encoding MFS transporter, producing the protein MSSENVQTKWGQFISLIIVFFFWGFVGSANDILIPVFKKVFTLSQVQSQLVAWAFYAAYFVGSLIFFLVSLKLDVLQKFGYKKTLSAGLLLSAVGSFLFIPAASMESFPFFLTALFTVGLGFSIQQIVANPLAIKMGSPATGAHRLTLAGGINSFGTTIGAILLGIALFGMGDNKKTALSLEDIKLPFIILGLAFIIVAVFMNFSKIEDPAKEDEEEIKVAHEKFNILDYPQLYLGMLGIFIYVGTEVTIISNLPALLHTHEFGNILEDAIAPFIALYWGSLMIGRWNGGVNVFNTSNLVNTALKFIVPALAFGVIIGANLFAAHDVSSFYIYPIWILLFIAVSFVGGKNAGKTLMLFGISGVLMMFAGLVYPDPQIAKFFFISGGLFLSIMWPSIFDLAIAGLGKNTGKASSFLIMMILGGGIIPLIQGSICDIDLTSPNGIFGITWTHFSYIVPLLGFAYLGFYGFYCPKILKRQGINHVEGGGGGH; encoded by the coding sequence ATGAGTTCAGAAAATGTTCAAACCAAATGGGGACAGTTTATCTCGTTGATAATTGTTTTCTTCTTTTGGGGTTTTGTTGGTTCTGCCAATGACATCCTGATTCCTGTTTTCAAGAAAGTATTCACCTTATCGCAAGTACAATCACAATTAGTAGCCTGGGCCTTTTATGCAGCATACTTCGTCGGTTCATTGATTTTCTTTTTGGTGTCCTTAAAATTAGATGTTTTACAAAAATTTGGATACAAAAAAACACTTTCTGCCGGTTTACTCCTATCTGCCGTTGGATCATTTTTATTCATTCCCGCTGCATCAATGGAAAGCTTCCCTTTCTTCTTAACCGCTTTATTTACAGTAGGATTAGGATTCTCTATCCAGCAAATTGTTGCCAATCCTCTTGCCATTAAAATGGGAAGCCCTGCAACAGGTGCACACCGTTTGACTTTAGCAGGTGGAATCAACTCTTTCGGAACTACAATTGGTGCTATCTTACTGGGAATAGCTTTATTCGGAATGGGAGATAACAAAAAAACAGCTCTTTCTTTAGAGGACATTAAACTGCCTTTTATTATTCTGGGACTTGCTTTTATCATAGTAGCCGTTTTCATGAACTTCTCCAAAATTGAAGATCCTGCAAAAGAGGACGAAGAAGAAATTAAAGTAGCTCACGAAAAATTCAACATACTAGACTACCCACAGCTTTATTTAGGAATGTTAGGAATCTTTATCTACGTAGGTACGGAGGTAACTATTATCAGTAACCTTCCTGCTTTACTGCATACACATGAATTTGGAAACATCCTGGAAGATGCTATTGCCCCATTTATTGCCCTTTACTGGGGAAGCTTAATGATTGGCCGCTGGAATGGCGGGGTTAACGTTTTCAATACTTCAAACTTAGTAAATACAGCTCTTAAGTTCATTGTTCCTGCATTGGCATTTGGAGTAATCATTGGCGCTAACCTTTTTGCCGCGCACGATGTTTCTTCTTTTTACATTTACCCAATCTGGATCTTGTTATTTATAGCAGTAAGTTTTGTTGGAGGTAAAAATGCAGGTAAAACCTTAATGCTTTTCGGAATTTCCGGTGTATTGATGATGTTTGCCGGATTGGTTTACCCGGATCCGCAAATTGCTAAATTCTTCTTTATTTCCGGAGGTTTATTCTTATCTATCATGTGGCCGTCTATCTTTGACTTAGCGATTGCAGGCTTAGGTAAAAACACTGGAAAAGCATCTTCATTCTTAATCATGATGATTCTTGGAGGAGGAATTATCCCTTTAATTCAGGGAAGTATCTGTGATATCGACCTTACAAGTCCAAACGGAATTTTTGGAATCACATGGACACACTTCTCCTATATCGTTCCTCTTCTTGGCTTTGCATACTTAGGATTTTATGGTTTCTATTGTCCTAAAATTTTAAAAAGACAAGGGATCAACCACGTTGAAGGCGGAGGCGGAGGTCACTAA
- the fsa gene encoding fructose-6-phosphate aldolase, with protein sequence MKFFIDTANLAQIKEAQALGVLDGVTTNPSLMAKEGITGKNNILKHYVDICNLVEGDVSAEVNALDFDGMVKEGEELAELHDQIVVKLPMTKEGVMAAKYFSDKGIKTNVTLVFSVGQAILAAKAGATYVSPFVGRLDDVSTDGLNLIEEIRLVYDNYGYETQILAASVRHTMHIVNCAKIGADVMTGPLSAIYGLLKHPLTDIGLAQFVADFEKGNK encoded by the coding sequence ATGAAATTTTTTATTGACACGGCTAATTTAGCTCAGATTAAAGAAGCGCAGGCTTTAGGGGTTTTGGATGGTGTAACCACTAACCCATCATTGATGGCTAAAGAAGGAATTACCGGAAAAAACAACATTTTGAAGCACTATGTTGACATCTGTAATTTGGTTGAAGGAGATGTAAGTGCTGAAGTGAATGCGCTGGATTTTGACGGTATGGTTAAGGAAGGTGAGGAGCTGGCTGAATTACATGACCAAATCGTGGTAAAATTGCCTATGACGAAAGAAGGTGTTATGGCGGCAAAATATTTTTCTGATAAAGGAATTAAAACGAATGTAACTCTTGTGTTTTCAGTAGGACAAGCTATTTTGGCTGCAAAAGCGGGAGCAACTTATGTATCTCCGTTTGTGGGTCGTTTAGATGATGTTTCAACTGACGGATTGAATTTAATCGAAGAGATTAGATTGGTATATGACAACTACGGTTACGAAACTCAAATTTTAGCAGCTTCTGTGCGTCACACGATGCACATTGTAAATTGTGCTAAAATCGGTGCTGATGTTATGACAGGGCCTCTTTCTGCAATTTATGGATTGTTGAAACATCCATTAACAGATATTGGATTGGCTCAGTTTGTAGCTGATTTCGAAAAAGGAAACAAGTAG
- a CDS encoding SDR family oxidoreductase: MSKVVLITGGSSGIGKSIGEYLHQRGFVVYGTSRNPEKVQHSVFPLVALDVRNAESIQLAVTQIIAASGRLDVVINNAGVGITGPLEEIPTEEIKNNFETNFFGPIEVMKAVLPQMREQKSGLIINITSIAGYMGLPYRSVYSASKGALELITEALRMEVKSFGIEITNVAPGDFATNIAAGRYHAPVVKGSAYEKVYGDILATMNEHVDAGGNPNEMAEAVYKIIQKEKPKVHYKVGAFMQKFSIVLKRALPDKVYEKMLMNHYKL; encoded by the coding sequence ATGAGTAAAGTTGTTTTAATAACCGGCGGATCTTCAGGAATTGGAAAGTCAATTGGAGAGTATTTACATCAAAGAGGTTTCGTGGTATACGGAACGAGCCGAAATCCTGAAAAGGTACAGCATTCTGTTTTTCCATTGGTTGCTTTGGACGTTCGTAATGCGGAATCTATACAGTTGGCAGTGACTCAGATTATTGCAGCATCCGGAAGACTGGATGTTGTCATTAATAATGCCGGGGTTGGAATTACCGGACCTTTAGAGGAGATTCCGACGGAGGAAATCAAGAATAATTTTGAAACCAATTTTTTCGGACCAATTGAAGTGATGAAAGCGGTTTTGCCTCAAATGCGAGAGCAAAAATCGGGTTTGATTATCAATATTACTTCGATTGCAGGTTATATGGGATTGCCGTATCGCAGTGTGTATTCGGCTTCCAAAGGGGCTTTAGAATTAATTACCGAGGCTTTGCGAATGGAAGTGAAGTCGTTTGGAATTGAAATTACGAATGTGGCTCCGGGTGATTTTGCCACAAATATTGCAGCAGGTCGTTATCACGCACCGGTGGTAAAAGGTTCGGCTTACGAAAAAGTGTATGGCGATATTCTTGCAACGATGAACGAACATGTTGATGCAGGGGGAAATCCGAATGAAATGGCTGAAGCTGTTTATAAAATCATCCAAAAGGAAAAACCAAAAGTACATTATAAAGTAGGGGCTTTTATGCAGAAGTTCTCCATTGTTTTAAAACGTGCATTACCGGATAAAGTTTATGAAAAAATGCTGATGAATCATTATAAATTATAA
- a CDS encoding glutaminyl-peptide cyclotransferase, protein MKNYNFLTVILLGITLIGCGDTKKGENSLFTIDDSAFPAHFSPQEAISIGVLNPNSKEIDSIAYFVNDKKVGSTKGAEKFKFELKEQRLGYQYLKATVYFGSDSSDATKRVELVSNIEPKLLKYKIVNTYPHDKQSFTEGLEFYKDTLYESTGQEGASYVRKYDYKTGKIFKQIDLDKKYFGEGITFINGKLFQLTYQNKTGFIYNANTLKLEKTFAYEKDIEGWGMTNDGKYIYQTDKTEKIWKMDPATQKMIDYINVYSGTSKIKAINELEWINGKIYTNVWFKDAIAVVNPTSGAVEGILDMSGLRKLMTDVTKDDVLNGIAYNPKTKTIFVTGKNWTKMFEITVSE, encoded by the coding sequence ATGAAAAATTATAACTTCCTAACTGTCATTTTATTAGGAATCACATTAATTGGATGTGGAGATACAAAAAAAGGTGAAAATTCTTTGTTTACTATCGATGATTCGGCTTTTCCGGCACATTTTTCACCTCAGGAAGCCATTTCGATCGGTGTTTTAAACCCAAATTCGAAAGAAATCGACAGCATTGCCTACTTTGTAAACGATAAAAAAGTGGGAAGCACAAAAGGTGCGGAAAAATTCAAATTTGAATTAAAAGAACAAAGATTAGGATATCAGTACCTAAAAGCTACCGTTTATTTTGGATCAGATTCCTCAGACGCTACAAAACGTGTGGAACTGGTTTCTAATATCGAACCTAAACTATTAAAATATAAAATAGTCAACACCTATCCGCACGACAAACAATCTTTCACTGAAGGATTAGAGTTTTACAAAGACACTTTATACGAAAGCACCGGTCAGGAAGGAGCTTCTTACGTAAGAAAATACGATTATAAAACAGGGAAAATTTTCAAGCAAATTGATTTAGACAAAAAATACTTTGGTGAAGGAATTACGTTCATCAACGGTAAATTATTTCAGCTGACCTACCAAAACAAAACAGGTTTCATCTACAATGCCAACACTTTAAAACTGGAAAAAACCTTTGCTTACGAGAAAGATATCGAAGGCTGGGGAATGACGAATGACGGGAAATACATTTATCAAACGGACAAAACAGAGAAAATCTGGAAAATGGATCCTGCAACGCAAAAAATGATAGATTACATTAACGTATACTCAGGAACTTCAAAAATTAAAGCCATTAATGAATTGGAGTGGATTAACGGAAAAATCTATACCAACGTTTGGTTTAAGGATGCTATTGCTGTCGTAAACCCTACCTCTGGAGCCGTTGAGGGAATTCTGGACATGTCAGGATTACGCAAACTTATGACTGATGTAACTAAAGATGATGTTTTAAACGGAATTGCTTACAACCCAAAAACCAAAACTATTTTTGTTACCGGTAAAAACTGGACTAAAATGTTCGAAATAACCGTTTCAGAATAA
- the hutI gene encoding imidazolonepropionase yields the protein MTTLITNIKELLQVRETSIAKVSGAEMAILPTLKNAYLILKDDLIQDYGLMENLPETNADLTIDATGRVVLPTWCDSHTHIVYAGNREQEFVDRINGFSYEEIANRGGGILNSAKKLNETNEEEIYEQSKVRLEEVMHLGTGAVEIKSGYGLTIEGELKMLRVIQKLAQNYPIAIKATFLGAHAFPLHYKENKAGYIDEIITKMLPEIAQNKLADYVDAFCETGYFSVEETEKIMEAGIQFGLKPKIHVNQFNSIGGIQAGIKYNALSVDHLEIMNPEDIEALKNTETMPVALPSCSYFLSIPYTPAREMIKAGLPIALATDFNPGSTPSGNMNFVVATACIKMKMTPEEAINAATINGAYAMGISETHGSITKGKKANLILTKPVSSYYQIPYAFGSNLIESVFLEGKILE from the coding sequence ATGACAACTCTTATAACAAACATAAAAGAACTGCTTCAGGTTCGCGAAACTTCAATAGCCAAAGTATCAGGAGCAGAAATGGCCATACTTCCAACGCTGAAAAACGCCTATTTAATTCTAAAAGACGATCTTATTCAGGATTATGGTCTGATGGAAAATCTTCCTGAAACCAATGCCGATCTGACAATCGATGCAACAGGACGAGTTGTACTGCCTACGTGGTGCGACAGCCACACCCACATTGTATATGCAGGTAATCGCGAACAGGAATTTGTAGACCGAATAAATGGATTTTCGTATGAAGAAATTGCGAATCGTGGCGGTGGTATTCTAAACTCGGCTAAAAAACTCAATGAAACTAATGAAGAGGAAATCTACGAGCAGTCGAAAGTTCGTTTAGAAGAAGTCATGCATTTGGGAACCGGAGCTGTAGAAATTAAATCCGGTTACGGACTAACTATCGAAGGTGAACTTAAAATGCTTCGCGTAATTCAAAAATTAGCCCAGAATTATCCGATTGCTATAAAAGCCACTTTTCTGGGAGCACACGCCTTCCCTTTGCATTATAAAGAAAACAAAGCGGGTTATATTGATGAAATCATCACTAAAATGCTGCCTGAAATTGCCCAAAACAAACTGGCCGATTATGTGGATGCCTTTTGTGAAACGGGTTATTTCTCAGTTGAAGAAACAGAAAAAATCATGGAAGCCGGAATACAATTTGGACTGAAACCAAAAATTCATGTCAACCAATTCAATTCTATTGGCGGAATACAAGCTGGAATCAAATACAACGCCCTTTCAGTGGATCATCTTGAAATTATGAACCCGGAAGACATTGAGGCGTTAAAAAATACAGAAACGATGCCTGTTGCTTTACCATCCTGTTCTTATTTTTTAAGCATTCCTTACACTCCGGCTCGTGAAATGATAAAAGCAGGCCTGCCAATTGCCCTGGCTACAGATTTTAACCCTGGCTCTACTCCATCCGGAAATATGAATTTTGTAGTTGCAACGGCTTGTATTAAAATGAAAATGACTCCTGAAGAAGCTATAAATGCCGCTACTATAAATGGCGCCTACGCGATGGGAATTTCTGAGACACATGGAAGTATCACCAAAGGAAAAAAAGCCAATCTGATCCTTACAAAACCCGTTTCCTCTTACTATCAAATTCCTTATGCTTTTGGAAGTAATCTTATCGAAAGCGTTTTTCTTGAAGGAAAAATTCTTGAATAG